DNA from Malus sylvestris chromosome 11, drMalSylv7.2, whole genome shotgun sequence:
CGGTAGATTTGGAAGATAAAAGAAATTCATTTGCCAGTGATGCTAATCAAAGTTCCTTCTCATCTATATCATCCGAGAAGTCTAACAGGTTGGCAGATAACTTTGAGCCGATTGACGTTGAAGGGCAAAAAGAGACTGGTATATGGGTCCATCATCCAGGAAGTAAAGTTTTACAAACTTGGGAAAGTAGAAAAGGAAGGAGCCGACTCCTTGATACCGAGATTCTAAATGATACTAACAGCCGTAATTCAGTCACATCTGGCTCCCAAAACAATGACAATGGAGGCACGGATAAAAATCCTGACGAGAAACGGCACATGAAAGGAGTTCGCAATGGACTAAATAAGTTATGTTCGATGCTCCACAGGAGTTCCAAGAAGGAGCCGAGTACAAGCAGCTTTAAAGAGACCGCTCGTTCTCAAAGTATTAATCTTAGAGGAGTTCATGACAATGAAAGTGGGGTGAAATTCATTGTGGAAGATGACCTTTCTAGGCCTCTTTCTTGTAAGGTTCGGGAAGAAAAGGATTTCACTTCTGCAGGAGGGAGTGGTTCAGGTACCCCGGGAAAGGGCAAGTTGAGAGAGATGAAAAGTTTCTTCAAGCGTAAtgaaaaatctgatcgaaaagATTTTGCAAAGTCTCAAAGTGATTCTTCGGTAgtgaaagaaagagaaatgttAGAATATTACAACTCTTCTGATGATGATCCTCTGCCCAAATAGTTGATATGTTAGCAGTTATGGTTGCAAGCGACACCGCAGTTGATGCTGAAGGTCCAACGATGAAGGCTGGATTTAAATCTTTCTTATATTAACAGTCCCTCGTGGCTCCGGAAGTAGGGTTCTTTACATTCTCATCCTTATTTAGCTCTCTCATGGCGGACTTGCTAACTCTGCAGTCGACAAGGTAGTGTCACAAGCTGTGAGGGGTTCCCTTTTGCGTTCGTAGGTAAGCCATGCTAGGTTGATTCTGTTCTTATATATTGCCAATGCTTTGTTGGTTTATTTTCTATCATTTCCGGAGAAGAGGGGAAAATAGTAATCAAGGTGAAAAGAGGAAAAGGTAAAATAGCCGGTAGCATTGGGGCGGATTAGAGAACTGTTTTTCCATCACCGGATTCTCTTTTGGCAGTGCCATGATAGAGGGTGCTTGTTTGTTTGACtcgtttgtttttgttttctgtaaACACTAGTATATTACATCGATATTCATGGTCGAAACCAATTTGTATGTAGTTCCATGTGTGAGATGGCGGTTCGATCGTGGAACCAATGTCTTTTTGTGTAGTTATAAGTTCTTGATTGCAATTACCGTCTTACAAGTTTGGGGACGATGAAAATTACTTGCCCCTTTTCACCATAAGGAACCCTTCGGGTTAGCAGCGTATTGTAGCACATTCAGTGGTGTAAACCACAAAAGCATACAGAAAGGGGACATATTTGTATAGGGTTTAGGCAATAAAATTACAACTTTGAAAACCGCAATAACTTAAGTTGATTAAACAAGTTCGACTTCCATAATTCCATGGATTCAACATTATCCTCATTCCGGTCGCCGTCAGTTTGTTAGGTATTTCCTTGCACAGCTTCAGCAGAAACCTTCAGCAGGATGCCGGAGTGTCGACGGTCCGTGATGACTCAATGTACCGAGATCATTTTATCAGATGAAAAATCTTCAGCTTCTTTCGTTTCATAATTCGAGCCTCAAGCAGGGCCGGAATATAGGAAGAGTGCCCTTCAATTTACATGACCTCAAAATTGTTTGGGAGGACAAATCTGTGAGAAACATCACCACACAATCATCCATTTTGTATGATTCAACTATCTACAATTTCTTCATAGGAAATACAGCAATGGCTGTTCTTCTCTGCAAACATACTTTTGAGAATCTGCCTCCACATCCCCATCTTCGGAAGAAAACCTTGTCGTATCATCTGCTTCAAAACCCATTCCACATCCTGCACCAGATTTTCTTTGCACAGCCCATGAATCAACGCCTTGTACGACACAAAACTCGGACCAACGCCCTTTGAAATCATCCAACTCATAAACCCTTTGGCCTCAAGAAACCTCTGTGCATCGAGGAAACAATACAAAACCTCCTGATAAGACCCTGGATTCGGATCACACCCCTTAAACTTCATTTCCTCCAACAGCTTAATCCCCTCGTCGAATCTCCCTCGCTTCCTAAGCCCCGCTATCAATATATTAAACGTGATGGTATCCGGGTCGATACCCTCATCTTCCATCCTCTTCAACAACCCGAAAGCCTCATCCACCTTCCCATTGACGCACAAACCATGCATAAGCGTCGAAAAGGTCAGCGCGTTCGGCTCACACCTCTGCTTAGGAAATTCGTCGAGCACCTGGAGTGCACCATCCAATTTCCCGAACTCACACAACCCTTTGATGATTATATTCAATGAACACGCATCAATCTCAATGCCCAACCTGGGAGCCTCCAGGAACACCTCATGAACCACTTCGAACATCTTCGTCGAAACGAGCAAATGCAGCACGAAATTGAACGTCTTCACAGAAGGCCAGCAGCCATATCTGGGCATATCGTAAAGGGTGTCAATCGCCCTGTTTATAAAACCACCCACATTGCCGTAAGCCTTGATAACGGACCGGAAAAAGTCGTCGGACAATCGGCATTTGCTTTCGCCTTTGATTCGGGCCATGACGGAATCAATGGCATCGAAGAGGCGGGCCTCGGCGAGCTTGGCGATGATCAAAGTGTAGAGAGCTTCATTGGGTTTGTAGTCCTTGCGTTTGGAGTAGTGATCGAGTGCCGTGAGGATTGAATTGGGGTCTCTGACGGAGGTGAAGACTTGCAGGACTTCGTTGGGGGATAACCAGTCTTTGTGGTGCAGCTTTTTGGGGATTTCGGGTGGGGAAGATGATGGGTATGTGGAGAAATTTGATGGGTTTTTGATGATGAAGGTGCAGGATTGAGTTGATTGGAAAAAGATTGGCTTTTTGAAAAGTGCTTTTGTAGAACGTGGAATCATGCTGACTGCTCAGGTGTGGAATGCTAATGAGGTTTGTGGGGAGTTCATACTGGGGTTTTGGAGGTTGTCTGAGGTTGGAGGACATAACATGGAGGATTTAACTACGCTATCCAAACACAGCATCTCAAACTTAATGCCACTAGGTCACatcttttaagtttatttggtctTATATTTGGCTTGAGACCCCATCACCTTGGTATCTCCTTTTACGAAGTAATTAGTTACCCAACCACGATGGACGGTGAACCCTACTAACCTAAGGGAGCGTTTGTTACACCTCCTTAAGTGGGACTGGCTTGGATTGGCTTAAGTAGAATTATAATCCTACGTTTGGTAAGGGCCTGGACTAAAGTAAATGAGACTCGCCTCGACTAGGAGGCGGTCTCTGCTTCGCTAAACCTCGTTAATGAGTCCCGAGCTTTTGCAAGGTATTAAGTGGGACTAAAATGAAGACGAGGCCGACAGCAAGACCCCGAGCTTCCCCTTGCTAAATCCTGACTTCCATTCCCTGGGCTTTCCATTCTTTCTTCTACGGCACTGTCACCGTGGCCATGCAGTCGGCGACACTGTCACTGCAGCTCACAACCGCGCGGACACACCCATCGCCTAATCTCAAACTCCAACCaccaaaattgaaagaaaaaaaaaatttaataactgCTGCCCATAAAGCACAGATGAACAAAGTTCTAATAGCTTGGCATAAAGTTCTCACTTCGAATCTGGCTAATTGAATAGAGAAATATAACATCTTTCGTTGCTAGCTTGTTATTGAATTCTTGAAATGATTGACAGCGCAGTAACAGAGTTATGAAACATTGTTGTAGACTTGCAATGACAATCCTTTGCTCCAGCCATCTCTGCAAACAATTTTGATGGAGAAAACAAGTTTGGGGACGAAGAGAAATATAGAgacagagagggagaaagagggtGAGAagtttttaagaaaacaaaaaaagaaaaatgttaaatcaataataaaaaaatattataatatgtattaaataatataatagtatagtttgttaattacctgattcttagtccgacactgcaacaaacgcttcactaaattaGTCCAGCTtaatctagtctaagccagtccagcttagtccctacagttagtccagtccaagacagtccggtgcaacaaacgcctCCTAAGGGTTTAAGGGCGCACTTTATGTGATTTCATCGTAGGTGAATAGACCAAAACTACCATAATCTCAACTAATTAAGACTTTATGTAAACAACCAATCACTTTAATGCTCTACTTAGTTACAAGTCCATGTTACTAGGCTCAGCCCGCCACTTTCCTTTTATCAACTCTTAATTCTCTAACACTCCCATGTTTTAAGCTATTATATTCAGTAAtttaaagaagatcaacaacaaaattaaataGAGGTGCtgaaaagtgagaaaaaaaattcagtttCCTAGACTTTAAGCAAGAAACTTTTTACTGACCACCCACTCTTCATGGGAATAAATTCatattgaaaatgtcacatcatcaattaACTTTAAGTATGATAATCAGGGTTAACGAGTCACCAATTAACAGACATGGATCATTTTCGGATCCATGCATCATAATCCTAGGGATCCATCAATccgggccattgaaatttgatcaaatggctAAAGTTatcataacttttaaagtgggtctctgtttgtagccgttggatcaaatttcaatggcccggATTGGTGGATCCTTAGGATTATGATGCATGGATCTGGAGAGGATGCatggatctggagaggatccatGTCCTCAATTAACTTCAAGTCTGACGATCTGATTAACGAGTCATCAATTAACTTCTGATTTGACAATCTGGTTAACAATGTGTAGGGTTTTCGCAAGTTTGTGAAAGAATTTGTAGGGTCCTACAAGATTGGTACCAATTTGAAATCTTATATATAAGGTCAACACAAAAGGTGAATAGTACTTTTGGTGtcaccaagcttcaacaaaaagatTTGGATAAAAATGCCCCCAAGACAAAAAACTTGAAAGGCATGccaaaataatacatcaaataaggtaggggtattttcgtcattttaatagtgctttttttaataattaattttttttaattagtacctcacaataggctagcaataatgtgattcaatttctctatttttaaacatgttcaaaacatcttaagaggtgtgtaatgccggttataaaaatgTATTTCGCACGtgaataataatgtgattaaattagtagTCAAacgattgttttttttaacaaactatattatctacactaagggagaaggggatgggcttagcctcacaatgagctagcaataatgtgattcaatcaattgtttattaaatattattttctctatttttaaatacgttcaaaacattttaaaagacgtataatgccagttataaaaaaaagtctttcacacgcggataataatatgattaaattagttgtcaaatgattgtttttttaaacaaatgatattatctacactaaggaggagGAGGGttggcttaacctcacaatgggctagcaataatgtgattcaaacaattgcttattaaatattattttctctattcttatgtaaattctatagagaccgaTTTCATTATGTGAATTTAGCTGCTTTAATtagtttatgaggggtttcttctagcatgatgtaagattattcatttacttcaaatatttacctttatttttgtcaatttatgcatataaatatatttaaaacgtgtaagtcgcgtatagcacgccgtgattcaaaaaatgccttTTACATGCGTGTGAGCGCGTGCATGAAGGTTAGTGCACCCTAATGCTTGGGGAGGGTTTATACTTTTTATGTACTAAAACCCTATCAAGTTACAACCATGCTAGAGAAGATTTGAATCATTTGAGGCAAAACTAGAACACTCCCTTCTTTTCTGAATTTGTCACCAAGAATTTTATTGATCCATTATAATTTACAAAAGGTTCTATATCGACTATAttatctttccttttctttaacaAATGAAACTATTTTATGCCAGTGTGACCACATTTCCAAAACCTATAAGATTTGACAATATAATATGACTGTATACAATATATACAATGAATGATTAGGGCTAGCTTCTAAAATCatctgttcttcttcttccctgcaAGAATTGGTTGGATCTGTAAGTGCCTGTTGAACGCCTCGTTGAACAGGAAACGAGTCTGGAATGCTGATATAATCGGAAGCCATGAAAAGACCGCGATAGGTGCAAAGAGAGCAACACCCATTCCGTAATCATAAGTCTTAGCGAGTACTCTGGTGAATTCCCAGAATCCAGTATTCTCTATCAGGGGCCTCACAGCTTGTGCAAACTGAACCAACAAAGTTATCAGCGGAAAAGAAATAATGCAGACCGAAAAGAAAAGCATCTGTATCATCGTAAACTTACCAATATCAAACCCCAGCCTGTCGGAAAAAATGCTAGACAGCAGACGACTAAGTCCTTCCAGGAGAGTTTGCATATAAAATAGAGAGCAAGTATGACAGCAAGAACACCCAAGAAGAGGAATGCCTTGAACAGCCTAAACACGAGGTGATATTTAGCGCTGAACTGTTTCCTTCCGAGATTCACTGCCTGCGAAGAATGATGATGTGATCGTGTTAGTGACTCATACAAAAAGCTACATAAGGGAACCGACGATCTATTTTCTACGTAACCTATGACCAATTTGAAGAAAGCACTCGATATTATACACACATGTTCATTGCTACTACATTAGGTCAGAAAATTTCTGAAATTAATTGGTCACAAAAAGAATGAAGGCAAGTGGATAAGTTGAGTAAATGTCAAACAAAAAGACATTCCGAAATCCAGATTtctcaaacaaaaagaaaagagaagggaCGAGAAAGattattttctttgttgttgCATCTTAAATATACGCATAGTTTCTAATAGAAGGAGATTATAAGGTTTACCTTGA
Protein-coding regions in this window:
- the LOC126591374 gene encoding pentatricopeptide repeat-containing protein At3g14580, mitochondrial; this translates as MIPRSTKALFKKPIFFQSTQSCTFIIKNPSNFSTYPSSSPPEIPKKLHHKDWLSPNEVLQVFTSVRDPNSILTALDHYSKRKDYKPNEALYTLIIAKLAEARLFDAIDSVMARIKGESKCRLSDDFFRSVIKAYGNVGGFINRAIDTLYDMPRYGCWPSVKTFNFVLHLLVSTKMFEVVHEVFLEAPRLGIEIDACSLNIIIKGLCEFGKLDGALQVLDEFPKQRCEPNALTFSTLMHGLCVNGKVDEAFGLLKRMEDEGIDPDTITFNILIAGLRKRGRFDEGIKLLEEMKFKGCDPNPGSYQEVLYCFLDAQRFLEAKGFMSWMISKGVGPSFVSYKALIHGLCKENLVQDVEWVLKQMIRQGFLPKMGMWRQILKSMFAEKNSHCCISYEEIVDS